The following coding sequences lie in one Chrysiogenia bacterium genomic window:
- a CDS encoding enoyl-CoA hydratase/isomerase family protein, producing MASSDPVILQETSEGVRVLRLNRPDKMNGINAELLKALIEAVQAATHDEEVRVVGITGAGRGFCAGADLGDSKASDFKRDKLDDLGFVGRLALAIRVECDKPVIAGINGLAVGGGVALAMLADMRIASSSATFNPGYARVGLSPDAGLSWTLPQAIGHEQAMRFLLEQKTLDAQAALKVGLIGEVVDAEGFEDAFMEYCKKIASAAPLALRHIKKLVSRAGLGIDLESQLCAENLFVERGARSEDAQEAIRALFKKRQPVFKGK from the coding sequence ATGGCCAGTTCTGACCCGGTGATCCTACAGGAAACGAGCGAGGGGGTGCGCGTGCTGCGTCTCAATCGCCCGGACAAGATGAACGGCATCAACGCAGAGTTGCTCAAGGCTCTGATCGAGGCTGTTCAGGCGGCAACCCATGATGAAGAAGTGCGGGTTGTGGGTATAACCGGCGCAGGGCGTGGGTTCTGTGCTGGTGCTGACCTGGGCGACAGCAAAGCTTCCGACTTCAAGCGCGACAAGCTCGACGATCTGGGATTCGTCGGGCGGCTTGCGCTCGCAATTCGCGTGGAGTGCGACAAACCGGTAATCGCGGGTATCAATGGGCTCGCAGTCGGTGGCGGCGTGGCCCTGGCCATGCTGGCGGACATGCGGATCGCCAGCTCGTCCGCGACCTTCAACCCCGGATATGCCCGCGTAGGGCTTTCTCCGGATGCGGGGCTTTCGTGGACGCTGCCCCAGGCCATTGGGCATGAGCAGGCGATGCGATTCCTGCTGGAACAGAAGACTCTTGATGCGCAGGCAGCGCTCAAGGTCGGTCTAATCGGCGAGGTGGTGGATGCCGAGGGCTTCGAAGACGCGTTCATGGAATACTGCAAAAAGATCGCGTCTGCCGCGCCGCTGGCACTGCGACATATCAAGAAACTGGTAAGTCGGGCGGGGCTGGGAATCGATCTGGAGTCCCAGCTTTGCGCCGAGAATCTCTTTGTCGAGCGCGGCGCGAGGAGCGAAGACGCCCAGGAGGCGATCCGGGCCCTGTTCAAGAAACGCCAGCCCGTTTTCAAGGGGAAATAG
- a CDS encoding SDR family NAD(P)-dependent oxidoreductase, with protein sequence MVTGTTSGLGNRFARVLAKCGAKVILTGRRVERLESLAKEIRDDGGACEPFRLDMMDRESIRSVVAAAEEKLGPITILVNNAGVPDAQRATKMSDELIDNLVDVNLKGPYILSCEIARRLMEMKLPGRIVNISSIAAFDAGPQSAVSLYSTTKAGVARMTEVLALEWARFGINVNCIAPGAFSTEMLDGLIERVGDISGAYPRKRICHPAQMDSTLLFLVSPSSECVTGAIIKIDDAQGHR encoded by the coding sequence ATGGTTACCGGCACGACCTCGGGTCTGGGGAATCGCTTTGCCCGGGTGCTGGCAAAGTGTGGGGCAAAAGTGATTTTGACCGGCCGCCGGGTGGAAAGGCTCGAAAGCCTGGCCAAGGAAATTCGCGACGACGGCGGAGCCTGCGAGCCGTTTCGCCTGGACATGATGGACCGTGAGAGCATCCGCTCTGTGGTGGCTGCTGCCGAGGAAAAGCTCGGCCCGATTACGATTCTTGTGAACAATGCGGGCGTCCCCGATGCCCAGCGGGCGACCAAGATGTCGGACGAGCTCATCGACAACCTGGTCGATGTCAACCTCAAGGGGCCCTACATCCTCTCTTGTGAAATTGCCCGCCGGCTCATGGAAATGAAACTGCCCGGTCGCATCGTGAATATTTCTTCGATTGCGGCATTTGACGCGGGACCGCAGTCCGCTGTTTCACTCTACTCGACCACCAAGGCCGGCGTTGCACGGATGACCGAAGTGCTGGCGCTGGAATGGGCGAGGTTTGGAATCAACGTCAACTGCATTGCGCCCGGCGCATTTTCGACGGAAATGCTCGACGGCCTGATCGAGAGGGTCGGAGACATATCCGGGGCATACCCCAGAAAGCGAATCTGCCATCCGGCTCAAATGGACAGCACGCTGCTCTTTCTGGTTTCGCCATCATCCGAGTGCGTGACCGGCGCGATTATCAAGATCGACGATGCACAAGGCCATCGCTAA
- a CDS encoding CoA transferase, producing MGPLEGYRILEIAGIGPGPFCGMILSDLGAEVIRVDRASARGSGNKFDVLSRGRRSIAVDLKNPDGVETVLRLAEKCDALFEGFRPGVMEKLGLGPDVCQARNEKLVYGRMTGWGQHGTIEKAAGHDINYIALSGALHAIGRAGEKPVPPLNLVGDFGGGGMLLALGIVAALLEAQKSGKGQVVDAAMTDGSALLMAMMYGFHGMGTWSNKRGTNLLDTGAHFYETYECADGKWVAIGSIEPQFYALLMEKAQLTDPAFKGQMNPPKWPELKEKLVAVFKGKTRDQWCELMEGTDACFAPVLNFDEAPKHPHNIARETFVEVGGVTQPAPAPRFSRTPGAIQGAPGKAGAQTDDVLGECGFSADEIASLKESKAIA from the coding sequence ATGGGACCACTTGAAGGCTATCGAATTCTTGAAATTGCAGGCATCGGGCCCGGCCCGTTTTGCGGAATGATTCTCTCCGACCTGGGCGCGGAAGTAATTCGCGTGGACCGCGCGAGCGCGCGCGGCAGCGGCAACAAGTTCGACGTGCTCAGCCGCGGGAGGCGCTCGATTGCCGTGGACCTCAAGAATCCCGACGGCGTAGAAACCGTGCTGCGATTGGCAGAGAAGTGCGACGCCCTGTTCGAGGGCTTTCGTCCCGGGGTGATGGAGAAACTCGGATTGGGGCCGGATGTCTGCCAGGCGCGCAACGAGAAGCTCGTCTATGGTCGCATGACCGGCTGGGGCCAGCACGGTACCATTGAGAAGGCCGCGGGCCATGACATCAACTACATCGCGCTCAGCGGTGCCCTGCATGCAATCGGGCGCGCCGGTGAAAAACCGGTACCGCCGCTCAACCTGGTGGGGGATTTTGGCGGCGGCGGGATGCTGCTCGCTTTGGGTATCGTTGCCGCGCTGCTCGAAGCCCAGAAATCCGGCAAGGGGCAGGTGGTTGATGCGGCCATGACGGACGGCTCGGCGCTGCTCATGGCCATGATGTACGGCTTTCACGGCATGGGCACCTGGAGCAACAAGCGCGGGACGAATCTTCTGGATACCGGCGCGCACTTTTACGAGACTTACGAGTGTGCCGACGGCAAATGGGTGGCCATTGGTTCTATCGAACCACAATTCTATGCATTGCTCATGGAGAAGGCGCAGCTCACCGATCCTGCCTTTAAGGGCCAGATGAACCCGCCCAAATGGCCAGAGCTCAAAGAAAAATTGGTGGCCGTCTTCAAGGGAAAGACCCGCGATCAGTGGTGCGAGCTGATGGAGGGCACCGATGCGTGCTTTGCACCGGTGCTCAACTTCGATGAAGCCCCCAAACACCCCCACAACATTGCGCGTGAGACCTTCGTGGAAGTTGGCGGAGTTACGCAGCCGGCACCTGCCCCGCGGTTTTCCAGAACCCCGGGCGCCATTCAGGGAGCGCCGGGCAAGGCCGGGGCTCAAACCGATGATGTGCTGGGCGAGTGTGGCTTCTCGGCAGATGAGATTGCTTCCCTGAAGGAAAGCAAAGCGATCGCCTGA
- a CDS encoding nitronate monooxygenase, with translation MKLPTVLKKNLKVPVIAAPMYIVSGLELVIEQCKSGVIGSFPALNARGEGEFERWLVRINKELGGQDAAYAVNLIVNPKTNKRLQEDLQLCVKYKVPIVITSLGAMEEVNEAVHSYGGIVLHDVINNRFAKKAIEKGADGLVAVAAGAGGHGGVTSPFALIQEIRTWFDGPLALSGSIASGHAILAAQAIGADLAYIGSAFIATEEANAVDDYKAMITKCDSGDIVYTDYFTGVNGNYLLPSITRSGMDPGELTTKGQGEKAAIKTAPKGGPKVWKEIWGSGQGIGAIDRVLSTKDLVGRFVEEYETARRRLERAA, from the coding sequence ATGAAGTTGCCGACAGTACTCAAGAAAAATCTGAAGGTTCCGGTCATCGCGGCACCGATGTACATCGTTTCGGGTCTCGAACTGGTGATCGAGCAGTGCAAATCCGGAGTGATCGGATCATTCCCGGCCCTCAATGCACGCGGGGAGGGGGAATTCGAGCGATGGCTGGTTCGAATCAATAAGGAACTTGGCGGCCAGGATGCGGCCTATGCGGTAAACCTGATCGTCAACCCCAAGACCAACAAGCGTTTGCAGGAAGACTTGCAACTGTGCGTGAAATACAAGGTGCCGATTGTCATCACTTCCCTGGGGGCGATGGAGGAAGTCAACGAGGCGGTACATTCTTACGGTGGCATCGTGTTGCATGATGTCATCAATAACAGGTTTGCCAAAAAGGCCATCGAGAAGGGCGCGGACGGCCTCGTTGCGGTCGCCGCGGGCGCCGGGGGCCATGGCGGTGTCACCTCGCCATTTGCACTGATCCAGGAAATTCGGACCTGGTTCGACGGCCCGCTTGCCCTCTCGGGTAGCATTGCATCGGGGCACGCAATCCTGGCGGCGCAAGCAATCGGAGCTGATCTTGCCTATATCGGCTCGGCATTCATTGCTACCGAGGAAGCCAACGCCGTGGACGACTACAAGGCCATGATCACAAAGTGCGATTCCGGAGACATCGTCTATACCGACTACTTTACGGGGGTGAACGGGAACTATCTGCTCCCCTCGATCACGCGGTCCGGCATGGACCCCGGCGAACTGACAACCAAGGGACAGGGCGAAAAGGCCGCGATCAAAACCGCGCCAAAGGGCGGGCCGAAAGTCTGGAAAGAGATCTGGGGATCAGGGCAGGGGATCGGTGCCATCGATCGCGTGTTGAGCACGAAAGATCTGGTCGGCCGATTTGTCGAGGAATACGAGACTGCCCGTCGACGTCTGGAGCGCGCGGCCTAG